Part of the Methanobrevibacter boviskoreani JH1 genome is shown below.
TAAGGAAACAGACGTGTATCCTGCATATATTGATTTATATAAGGATTATCCGAAAGTCCACACCCGTCCATATGACGGTGTTAAAGAGGTTCTAGAAGAGTTGTCCAATCGGGGAAAAACATTGGCGATATGCTCAAACAGGGATGAGAAATATTTGAATGAATTTTCTAAGGAGCTTTTCAAGGATATCAATTTTAAGTATATCTCAGGCTATAGGAAAGGCATACCTGACAAGCCTAATCCATACAGACTAAATGAGATAGTCGAAATGGAAGGCTGCAGCAAGGATGAAGTATTGTATTTCGGTGATAAGGATGCTGATATTGCAGCTGCAGAGAATGCCTCCATGGATATGGTTTTGGTGACATATGGTCAGGGCAATGATGAGGATTATTCAAGCGATTATCCTTTAAGAATCATTGACTCACCTTATGATATATTGGATTTGGATTTTTGATTTGGTTGTTAGATTTTTTATTATTATTATTATTACTATTATTATCTGGATTAGATTTGGATTTTTGATTTGATTGTTGGGGTTTATTATAATCATTTGAATTTTAGGTTTTAATCCATTGTCATGGACTGGAATTTAAACATTAAATGATATGTATTTAAACCTTTAGTAAAGGGGCTATTTGATGAGAAAGGGATATATTTTTGATTTTGATGGAACATTGGCGGACACTTTCCTGGATTCTTTGATTGCATTCAACAAATCATTGATTGAATATGATGTGGACACGTTTCACATAAACGATTTGGAAAA
Proteins encoded:
- a CDS encoding HAD family hydrolase, translating into MKELYIFDFDGTLVDSIVDSIACVNEVLKRFDKPTYDKDLKTLYYKDFRQFLKDIDAGKETDVYPAYIDLYKDYPKVHTRPYDGVKEVLEELSNRGKTLAICSNRDEKYLNEFSKELFKDINFKYISGYRKGIPDKPNPYRLNEIVEMEGCSKDEVLYFGDKDADIAAAENASMDMVLVTYGQGNDEDYSSDYPLRIIDSPYDILDLDF